A window of the Candidatus Poribacteria bacterium genome harbors these coding sequences:
- the nagB gene encoding glucosamine-6-phosphate deaminase has protein sequence MEVIIQPTYTQLIAVSAEIIRSALLKKPNLVLGLATGSTPVGLYKALARMHKTEGLDFSAVTTFNLDEYVGIPPSHPYSYHTFMETHFFNAVNIPAGNRHIPQSTAVAHEEFCEQYEAAIVNAGGIDIQVLGIGKDGHIGFNEPSSSLGSRTRIKTLTQSTLEANAPHFGGAVDAVPKMAITMGVGTIMEAKQCLLLANGESKAGAIAHAVEGSITAEVPASVLQMHPRTVVIIDEEAASQLKRIDYYKQVYANKQELLSEGY, from the coding sequence ATGGAAGTTATTATTCAACCGACTTATACGCAGCTTATAGCGGTTTCGGCGGAAATTATCCGAAGCGCACTCCTAAAAAAGCCGAACCTCGTTTTGGGACTCGCTACAGGTAGCACACCCGTTGGGCTTTATAAAGCCTTGGCACGAATGCACAAAACGGAAGGACTCGATTTTTCAGCCGTGACGACTTTTAACTTAGATGAGTACGTCGGAATTCCACCGAGCCATCCGTATAGTTACCACACCTTCATGGAGACCCATTTTTTTAATGCTGTTAATATCCCTGCTGGGAATCGCCATATCCCACAGAGCACGGCTGTAGCACACGAGGAATTTTGTGAGCAGTACGAAGCAGCAATTGTAAACGCGGGTGGCATCGACATCCAAGTGCTTGGAATTGGAAAAGATGGGCACATCGGTTTCAATGAACCGAGTTCATCTCTGGGGTCTCGGACTCGCATCAAGACTTTGACGCAGAGTACGCTTGAGGCTAACGCACCGCATTTCGGAGGAGCCGTCGATGCAGTGCCAAAAATGGCGATTACAATGGGGGTAGGCACGATCATGGAAGCGAAACAGTGTCTGCTGCTGGCAAACGGCGAATCGAAAGCGGGAGCGATTGCTCACGCCGTAGAGGGATCTATCACAGCGGAAGTGCCAGCATCGGTGTTGCAAATGCATCCTCGAACGGTTGTCATCATTGACGAAGAAGCGGCTTCGCAACTCAAACGCATAGATTATTATAAACAGGTTTATGCAAACAAGCAGGAACTCTTGTCCGAAGGATACTGA
- a CDS encoding sugar phosphate isomerase/epimerase, with the protein MKKGICIGSLPGNSTEARFKLAKEAGFDGVEIGTLVNGDDRYETKEIATQHQLEVFGVMNSKHWSCPLSDADDTVRAESREGMLDSIATARVVGADTVLLVPAVVNEATHYEAAYERSQTEIRKLIPEASKKGITIAIENVWNKFLLSPMEFSQYLDEFEDETVTAYFDVGNIVLYGYPQHWIRSLGSRISKVHIKGFNANETRFTYLIEDCTIDWNAVMAALEEVGYDDYMTAELPVDGDNPEGRVQSISSDMDRIIAGNV; encoded by the coding sequence ATGAAAAAAGGGATATGCATCGGCTCATTACCCGGTAATTCGACGGAAGCACGGTTTAAGCTCGCGAAAGAAGCCGGTTTTGACGGTGTTGAAATTGGTACCCTCGTAAATGGTGACGACCGGTACGAGACAAAAGAGATCGCAACGCAACATCAATTGGAAGTGTTCGGTGTGATGAATAGCAAACACTGGTCATGTCCACTTTCCGATGCAGATGACACGGTTCGTGCCGAATCGAGAGAAGGAATGCTTGACTCCATAGCGACCGCAAGGGTTGTCGGAGCGGACACAGTACTACTCGTTCCGGCTGTTGTCAATGAAGCGACCCACTACGAAGCAGCGTATGAACGTTCACAAACAGAAATCCGAAAACTGATTCCAGAGGCATCAAAAAAAGGCATCACAATCGCCATTGAGAACGTTTGGAATAAATTTCTACTCAGTCCGATGGAATTTTCTCAGTATCTCGACGAATTTGAGGATGAAACAGTAACAGCCTATTTTGACGTTGGTAACATCGTGCTGTATGGATATCCACAACATTGGATTCGCTCGCTTGGTAGCCGTATTTCTAAAGTGCATATCAAGGGTTTCAACGCAAATGAGACCCGGTTTACCTATCTGATTGAAGACTGCACAATCGATTGGAACGCCGTTATGGCAGCACTTGAAGAGGTCGGATATGACGATTACATGACTGCAGAACTCCCCGTTGACGGAGACAATCCAGAGGGTAGGGTGCAGAGTATCAGCAGTGATATGGACAGGATCATCGCTGGAAATGTTTAA